A window of the Juglans microcarpa x Juglans regia isolate MS1-56 chromosome 5D, Jm3101_v1.0, whole genome shotgun sequence genome harbors these coding sequences:
- the LOC121265779 gene encoding G-type lectin S-receptor-like serine/threonine-protein kinase At1g11410 has translation MIMYFVKRFLFLFIHTLLQFLLLRCGTSLDTITVSQPVTDGDVLVSHGKTFALGFFSPGKSTHRYVGIWYYSAPGQAKVWVANRDNPIINRSGVLSIDVHGNLVLSVKDQSQHIWSTDIVSKSKNNISTIAQLLDSGNLILTHDDERKMALWQSFDYPTDTSLPNTKLGLDRRTGLNRVLTSWKSQDDPGTGNWSYKIDSNGSPQLFLYKGKVPWWRSGHWNGEGWSGIPTLQRNRLFNISFVDNENEITTISGVLYPTLLSTLVVNESGLVQRSVYTEGDSNWLMLGAAPFDQCDIYGKCGAFGKCNELVGSGFECSCLPGLQRNASGGCARKRGRHPCAGAAKEAIMPAELFLHGLCKCGCARGIGGCMNWNGNLIDTRVYVDGGQNLYVRVDAVELGIDHSGKPAAGFFASKKRLAITVVAMLVTSFLIFFFVLLVIKRKRKRKGSASQSMLFNDANSIPFQDSPKLDERRGKSDLPFFELSTVVAATDNFSPANRLGQGGFGPVYKGQLTNGQEIAVKTLSKSSRQGTEEFKNEVMLIAKLQHRNLVRLFGCSIHKEERMLIYEYMPNKSLDFFIFDEIKRQLLDWRKRFEIIVGIARGVLYLHQDSRLKIIHRDLKASNVLLDAAMTPKISDFGLARMFGDDQIEANTNRPVGTYGYMSPEYAMEGLYSTKSDVFSYGVLALEIISGKRNNHFYVGSPCLNLIGHAWDLWKEGKALDMVDSSLGDEASYPAYEVLRCIQIGLLCVQEQAADRPTMLEVVFMLGNEANVPSPNKPAFINRRIIDSDQDPSSSAGAPASQNDITISELEAR, from the exons ATGATCATGTATTTTGTAAAAAGGTTTCTGTTTCTCTTTATACACACGTTGCTTCAATTCCTTCTTCTCCGGTGTGGCACTTCATTGGACACCATAACTGTCAGTCAACCTGTTACAGATGGTGATGTTTTGGTGTCCCACGGAAAGACCTTTGCGCTTGGTTTCTTTAGTCCCGGCAAGTCCACCCACCGCTACGTTGGAATTTGGTATTACAGTGCTCCGGGACAGGCCAAGGTGTGGGTAGCAAACAGAGACAATCCTATTATTAACAGGTCTGGAGTTCTCTCAATCGATGTTCATGGAAACCTAGTACTCAGTGTCAAAGATCAGAGCCAACACATCTGGTCCACAGATATtgtttcaaaatcaaagaacaatATTAGTACCATCGCTCAGCTCTTGGATTCAGGAAATCTAATCTTGACACATGATGATGAAAGAAAGATGGCACTATGGCAAAGCTTTGACTATCCAACGGATACCTCGCTTCCAAACACGAAACTTGGGCTGGACCGAAGAACTGGCCTGAACCGGGTCCTAACATCTTGGAAGTCCCAAGATGACCCTGGAACTGGAAACTGGTCGTATAAGATAGACAGCAATGGCTCCCCTCAGTTATTCTTGTACAAGGGTAAGGTTCCATGGTGGCGTTCTGGTCATTGGAATGGCGAAGGATGGAGTGGAATCCCGACATTGCAGCGTAATAGGCTCTTCAATATCAGTTTTGTGGACAACGAGAACGAGATTACAACTATTTCGGGTGTCCTTTACCCAACACTGCTGTCAACATTAGTGGTAAACGAGTCTGGTTTAGTCCAACGGTCTGTGTACACGGAGGGAGACAGTAATTGGCTTATGCTTGGTGCGGCACCTTTTGACCAGTGTGACATTTACGGAAAGTGTGGTGCTTTTGGGAAATGCAATGAGCTGGTTGGTAGTGGGTTCGAGTGCAGCTGTTTGCCGGGGTTGCAGAGAAATGCATCAGGCGGGTGCGCGAGGAAGCGTGGGCGGCATCCATGTGCGGGAGCGGCGAAGG AAGCAATTATGCCTGCAGAATTGTTCTTGCACGGCCTATGCAAGTGTGGATGCGCGCGAGGAATCGGGGGCTGCATGAACTGGAATGGTAATCTGATTGATACAAGAGTGTATGTGGATGGGGGCCAAAATTTGTATGTACGTGTGGATGCGGTTGAGTTAGGTATTGATCA ttcagggAAACCAGCAGCAGGGTTCTTTGCTAGTAAGAAAAGGCTGGCAATCACGGTGGTGGCCATGCTTGTTacttcatttctcatttttttctttgtgcTTTTGgtaataaagagaaagagaaagagaaaag GGAGCGCCAGCCAATCCATGTTGTTCAACGATGCCAATTCGATACCCTTTCAAGATTCTCCAAAACTTGatgaaagaagaggaaaatcaGATTTACCATTTTTTGAACTAAGCACCGTTGTTGCTGCCACAGACAACTTCTCCCCTGCTAATAGGCTTGGACAAGGTGGTTTTGGCCCAGTCTACAAG GGTCAGCTAACCAATGGACAGGAAATAGCCGTAAAAACACTCTCAAAAAGTTCAAGACAGGGCACAGAAGAATTTAAGAACGAAGTTATGCTAATAGCAAAACTGCAGCATAGGAATCTTGTTAGGCTTTTTGGTTGTAGTATTCATAAAGAAGAGAGGATGTTGATCTATGAATACATGCCAAACAAAAGCCTAGACTTTTTCATCTTTG ACGAAATAAAAAGACAACTTTTGGACTGGAGGAAGCGATTTGAAATTATTGTAGGAATTGCTAGAGGAGTATTATATCTTCACCAAGATTCAAGACTGAAGATCATCCATAGGGATCTAAAAGCAAGCAATGTACTACTAGATGCAGCAATGACcccaaaaatttcagattttggtCTTGCTAGAATGTTTGGGGATGACCAAATTGAAGCAAATACAAATAGACCTGTTGGCACATA TGGATACATGTCACCAGAGTATGCAATGGAAGGATTATATTCTACAAAATCAGATGTCTTCAGCTACGGTGTCTTAGCACTAGAGATAATCAGTGGCAAGAGAAATAACCATTTTTATGTTGGAAGCCCTTGCCTAAACTTGATTGGACAT GCATGGGACCTTTGGAAAGAAGGCAAAGCCCTGGATATGGTCGATTCTTCACTGGGTGATGAGGCATCATATCCTGCTTATGAAGTTTTGAGATGTATTCAAATTGGGCTTTTATGCGTGCAAGAACAAGCTGCGGATCGACCAACCATGCTAGAAGTTGTGTTCATGCTGGGAAATGAAGCAAATGTTCCTTCTCCCAACAAGCCTGCATTTATCAATAGAAGAATTATAGATTCTGATCAGGATCCCTCAAGTTCTGCTGGAGCACCTGCTTCTCAAAACGACATTACCATTTCTGAGCTTGAAGCTCGATGA